A single genomic interval of Aegicerativicinus sediminis harbors:
- the prmC gene encoding peptide chain release factor N(5)-glutamine methyltransferase, with translation MKLKEFRAQFYDNLTGLYEKNEVDEFYYQLVQHSLQLKRHEIPLNLSYDIPKDKEFTLVNQINQLQDYTPIQYILGYTEFYGMEFLVNPNVLIPRPETEELVEWILVDHSTVSSLKILDVGTGSGCIAISLAKNLIDTDVEAIDISDGALKLAKENANRNDSRVRFFHGDVLKLKESELFTKMADYDLIVSNPPYVRISEKLKMKSNVLDYEPHLALFVDDEDPLIFYRKILEIAVDKLKTNGHIYFEINEYLSQPLKKLLNEIGGFSWEFRKDFFGKSRMLKLTKFE, from the coding sequence ATGAAATTAAAAGAGTTTAGGGCACAGTTCTATGACAATTTGACTGGGTTATATGAAAAGAATGAAGTAGATGAATTTTATTATCAGCTTGTTCAACATTCCCTTCAATTAAAGCGTCACGAAATTCCACTAAACCTAAGTTATGATATCCCAAAGGATAAGGAGTTTACTTTGGTCAATCAAATAAATCAGCTTCAGGACTACACGCCAATTCAATATATTTTAGGGTATACAGAATTTTATGGGATGGAGTTTTTGGTAAACCCAAATGTGTTAATTCCTCGACCTGAAACTGAAGAACTTGTTGAATGGATATTGGTTGATCACAGTACTGTTTCTTCCTTGAAAATATTGGATGTTGGAACAGGTAGCGGATGTATAGCTATTTCCCTGGCTAAAAACCTAATAGATACAGACGTAGAAGCCATTGACATTAGTGATGGTGCGTTAAAGTTGGCTAAGGAGAATGCAAATAGAAATGATTCTAGAGTTAGATTTTTTCATGGCGACGTTTTAAAATTGAAAGAATCAGAATTATTCACAAAAATGGCGGATTACGATTTAATCGTATCTAACCCTCCTTATGTAAGAATTTCAGAAAAACTGAAGATGAAGTCAAATGTGCTAGATTATGAGCCACATTTAGCTCTTTTTGTGGATGATGAGGATCCTCTTATTTTTTATAGAAAAATTCTTGAGATAGCTGTTGATAAATTGAAAACTAACGGGCATATCTATTTTGAGATCAATGAGTATCTTAGTCAACCATTGAAAAAACTCTTAAATGAAATCGGTGGATTTAGTTGGGAGTTTAGAAAGGACTTTTTTGGAAAATCGAGGATGCTAAAACTTACAAAATTTGA
- a CDS encoding GNAT family N-acetyltransferase, producing MSTNQAIIREISLADNKSIAKVIREVLIEMGVPKVGTAYADSALDCMYETYDHPRCIYFLAIKDGEVVGGCGISPLQKGDPQVCELQKMYILNRVRGEGIGKRLIDRCLHKAKEFKFKSCYLETMPYMERARRLYAANGFNYIDGPMGDTGHYSCNVWMLKDL from the coding sequence ATGAGCACTAATCAGGCAATTATTCGGGAAATTTCGTTGGCTGATAATAAATCCATTGCAAAGGTAATCCGAGAGGTTTTGATAGAAATGGGTGTTCCCAAGGTGGGTACTGCCTATGCAGATTCGGCACTTGATTGCATGTACGAAACCTATGACCATCCAAGATGTATTTATTTTTTGGCAATTAAAGATGGTGAAGTTGTAGGAGGTTGTGGTATTAGCCCTTTACAAAAAGGTGATCCACAAGTTTGCGAATTACAGAAGATGTATATATTGAATCGAGTTAGAGGTGAGGGAATAGGCAAACGTCTGATTGATAGGTGCCTTCATAAAGCCAAAGAATTTAAATTTAAAAGTTGTTACCTAGAGACAATGCCTTATATGGAGCGTGCCCGTAGACTATATGCAGCAAACGGATTCAATTATATTGATGGGCCAATGGGAGATACAGGGCATTATTCCTGCAATGTTTGGATGCTTAAAGATTTATGA